The nucleotide window CGGATCAACCCAAAGAAGTTACTTCGCAGTAAATGGACTGCTGTTAGCCCAGTAAAGAAAGAAAAGCACTTTATGGTCACTGAGGTCGAGTTTGAAGAAGGGGAGGTGATTCGTTGCTTGATAGAAGCAGTGATGACCAAACGAGAGGAAGCCATTAATTGGCGAGATCTAACCGACAAGGAGCATTGGCTTCCAGGTTGGAAGTAAGGACGTGAAGTAACGAGGAGATATCTCAACTCCGCCAGTTCTAACTGCCCGCTACCGTTTGCAATTGCCAGTATTTAAGTCCTTCTAACACACCTTCAGCGTGTGTTGCTCTGCTAGTATACACATTGTCTCGATCAGACAAGTGAGCGACCTCAGGATAATGGTTAGCCACTAATATTGAGTTTACGCCCTTTATTGTCAGCATAGAGGTGTCGTTGGCGGAGTCACCGGCAACGCACACTTCTTCAATGCTCAACTCATGTTGTTTAAGTAGATGATGAATCGCTGTGGCCTTATTGACACCTTTAGGCGTGATATCTAGGTACCAATCGTGAGAGTAGGTGAGGTGTACATCTAATCCGTGCAATTCTAAGCTCGATTCGATCAGTTCATGCTGAGGCTCTGAGAGCTTTCCTTCAAAAGTGATTTTGTAATCACCCTGATGGCTCTCTAAGCGTTCGCCCATGAAATCGAGTGGCGCCAGTGCTGACTCTACCTTTGATTTGTTCCAAGAAGCTTCTAATTGGTTGTGCCAAATATGATCAGGCTTTTGGGAGTGATCGTGATGAATTCTGGTGCCCACATCGCTGATAATACTGTGTGGTTTCGGGTAGTTATCTGATGCCAAGCCCACCCGGATTGAGGGCAGAGTTCTACCCGTCGCGATGATAAAGCGGATATCAGGTTGCTCCGCTAAGTAGTCAAATAACTGATTAATCCCATGAGATGAACCCCCATCAAGCGTACCGTCAAAGTCACACACCAGCATTTTTATCATTCGAGCGCCTTGTCCTTTTCTTTAATAATCGCGGAAAGTATGTCGATTTCTACTATAAATAATGGCTCAGCAATGAGGACTCTACAAGTTGTCTTTCGGCTTAGATAATCGACATTCACTAGTTTGCAGTAAGCATCACACTTGGCGTTATGTTTTGGATATTGAAGATAATTCTATCAATTTGACCAGTGCCAAACTTGGTTTATTCCATCGGCTATTTCTATTTTCATATAGTGGCCTTCTGGCCCTCTATTAGTTTAAATGAGCGGTTGTGAATACCTCTGCGTTCTTGCCGAAGCTATACCGATCTTCTTGTTACATCGATAAAGAAGAAGAGGGGAGGTTTTGCTCTCCGTAAAGCGCAAATGTCCAGTTTTTAGATATCGTTAAACTGCAATAAATAGTTTGTATTCGAATTATTTGTGCACGAAGTATTTACGTTGAATCCTAGTCTGTTTCACCCATTAATTGTTTTAATGTGAAATAAATATTCAATAATCTATCAGTAAGTAATAGATAATCTCGAACGCATTTATATTGGTTTAATATCCTTTATTATCAGTGTTTTGATGGTTTTTTCCTGGATGTTGAAACTTGATTTTGGTTGGAGAAATGGTTGTTTTTGATAAGGGTTACCGAACGCAACCCCTTGATTTACAGCTCTACATTGCTTAGAGTGCTAATCGTTTTTCGAGCTTAAATAACCATTTTTAAGTTAAAATAGCTAAGAAAGGATTAGATTATATGGATCCCATACTGGAAGTTAAGGGACTGTACAAGGTGTTTGGTGAAGACACCGACCGTGCTTTTACAATGATTAATGAAGGCGCGGATAAAGACAAAATTTTCGAAGAAACAGGGTTAACGATCGGTGTTAACGATGTTTCTCTTAGTATCCAAGAAGGCGAGATTTTCGTGATTATGGGATTGTCAGGATCTGGCAAATCAACCCTAGTACGCCTTCTTAACCGCTTAATCGAACCTACCAAAGGTAATGTGCTTCTTCGAGGCAAAGACATTGCCCACATCTCAGAAGATGAACTGCGCGAAGTCCGCCGCAACAACATCTCCATGGTTTTCCAAAATTTCGCACTGATGCCGCATATGACAGTTATCGAAAATGCTGCATTTGGCCTTGAGCTGGCAGGTGTTGAAGTAGATAAACGAAAACAGTCAGCATTTGAAGCGTTAGAGCGCGTAGGCCTTGGCGCATACTCAGAATCGTACCCAGATGAATTGTCTGGCGGTATGAAACAACGTGTTGGTCTAGCGCGAGCCTTGGCATGTGACCCAGATATCCTGTTAATGGACGAAGCGTTCTCGGCACTCGATCCTTTGATTCGTACTGAAATGCAAGATGAACTGATTCGTCTTCAAAATGACGATAAACGAACGATTGTATTCATCTCCCATGATTTGGATGAAGCGATGAGAATCGGTGACCGTATTGCCATTATGCAAAACGGTGAAGTGGTTCAAGTGGGCACACCAGACGAAATTCTTAACAACCCAGCGAACGACTATGTCGAAGCCTTTTTCCGTGGTGTAAATGTCGCAAGCGTACTTACTGTGAAAGACATTGCGCGTAAGAAACCAGCTGCGGTATTTAAAAAGTCAGAACACGACGGTCCAGCTTCCGCTCTGCAAATCCTAATGGATAACGACCGTGAATACGGCATCGTTGTTGAGAAGAGCAGCCTC belongs to Vibrio splendidus and includes:
- a CDS encoding TIGR02450 family Trp-rich protein, whose product is MNRINPKKLLRSKWTAVSPVKKEKHFMVTEVEFEEGEVIRCLIEAVMTKREEAINWRDLTDKEHWLPGWK
- a CDS encoding HAD-IIB family hydrolase, which gives rise to MIKMLVCDFDGTLDGGSSHGINQLFDYLAEQPDIRFIIATGRTLPSIRVGLASDNYPKPHSIISDVGTRIHHDHSQKPDHIWHNQLEASWNKSKVESALAPLDFMGERLESHQGDYKITFEGKLSEPQHELIESSLELHGLDVHLTYSHDWYLDITPKGVNKATAIHHLLKQHELSIEEVCVAGDSANDTSMLTIKGVNSILVANHYPEVAHLSDRDNVYTSRATHAEGVLEGLKYWQLQTVAGS
- the proV gene encoding glycine betaine/L-proline ABC transporter ATP-binding protein ProV, with protein sequence MDPILEVKGLYKVFGEDTDRAFTMINEGADKDKIFEETGLTIGVNDVSLSIQEGEIFVIMGLSGSGKSTLVRLLNRLIEPTKGNVLLRGKDIAHISEDELREVRRNNISMVFQNFALMPHMTVIENAAFGLELAGVEVDKRKQSAFEALERVGLGAYSESYPDELSGGMKQRVGLARALACDPDILLMDEAFSALDPLIRTEMQDELIRLQNDDKRTIVFISHDLDEAMRIGDRIAIMQNGEVVQVGTPDEILNNPANDYVEAFFRGVNVASVLTVKDIARKKPAAVFKKSEHDGPASALQILMDNDREYGIVVEKSSLYSGIVSIDSLRKAHKENKSLVSAQLDDGLTLNPDLPINDVLGLVGGVPYSVPVVDEQGNYFGVVTKSRLLQTLDKG